The following coding sequences are from one Nicotiana tabacum cultivar K326 chromosome 1, ASM71507v2, whole genome shotgun sequence window:
- the LOC107767688 gene encoding cytochrome P450 94A2-like — protein sequence MKMDIQLMYRLLYSLPIPVIIFLLLLFFIYFHPFFSKHSSSKLSKQPKQLPKSYPLFGCLFSLAQNRHRAVLWTSKLFQKSSLSTITLKGPFGKKCVLTRNPSIIKHIVKTHFHIYRKDPIMQFVFSDLLGDGLLLVDGEKWKTQRHFLSHIFHADTFRYRIKSATIKELSGRLIPLFSSATIDKATLDLQDIFHRLTFDILCQVGFSHDPEYLLPSLPRKPLIDAFETAIKISMGRFTCPSILWKAKKLLNIGSEENLRYAVDVLREYLKKRIAGKVEKFSMQSTSIDEGGDFLDRFITRALKCNVVVDEKFVIDTGINFILAGDDTLFSALIWFFWLVSSHPQVENEIVKEIKEKNDDDLNEMVYTHASICESMRLYPPVPLELKQVTEDDVWPDGTKLKKGMSIFLHVHAMGRSTELWGSDYESFRPERWLVKNLSTGNWNFIPRDPFTYPVFQAGPRTCLGKEIAFMQIKLVAATILKRFRIVPLDGFSPVYNSSLTSKMKTDFPVRIIQRC from the exons ATGAAGATGGACATCCAGCTCATGTATAGGCTGCTCTATTCTCTCCCAATCCCAGTAATAATATTTCTGTTGCTtctgttcttcatctatttccaCCCGTTCTTTTCAAAACACAGTAGTTCAAAATTGAGCAAGCAGCCGAAGCAGCTTCCTAAATCCTACCCATtgtttggttgcttgttctcattaGCGCAAAATAGGCACCGAGCAGTCCTGTGGACAtcaaaactcttccaaaaatCATCTTTATCAACCATCACCCTTAAAGGGCCCTTTGGTAAAAAATGCGTCTTGACAAGAAACCCCTCTATTATCAAGCATATCGTTAAGACACATTTTCACATTTATCGCAAAGATCCTATCATGCAATTTGTTTTCTCAGACTTGTTAGGGGATGGACTTTTACTTGTAGATGGCGAGAAATGGAAAACCCAAAGGCATTTCCTCAGTCATATATTCCACGCGGATACATTTCGTTATCGAATAAAATCAGCCACCATTAAAGAGCTCTCTGGCCGTCTTATTCCTTTATTCTCCAGTGCAACTATAGATAAAGCTACTCTAGACCTCCAGGACATATTTCATCGGCTTACATTTGACATTCTATGTCAGGTAGGTTTTAGCCATGATCCAGAATACTTGTTACCATCTCTCCCTAGGAAACCATTAATAGACGCTTTTGAAACTGCAATAAAGATCAGTATGGGAAGGTTCACTTGCCCTTCTATCTTGTGGAAAGCTAAAAAGCTTCTCAACATTGGATCTGAAGAGAATCTCAG GTATGCAGTTGATGTACTCAGAGAATATTTAAAGAAGAGAATCGCGGGAAAGGTGGAGAAGTTTTCGATGCAAAGCACTTCCATAGATGAGGGAGGCGATTTTCTTGACAGATTTATAACAAGGGCTCTCAAATGCAATGTAGTAGTCGATGAGAAGTTTGTCATAGATACAGGTATTAATTTCATCCTGGCTGGTGATGACACGCTGTTTTCAGCTTTAATATGGTTCTTTTGGCTAGTCTCGAGTCATCCACAAGTAGAaaacgagattgtcaaagaaatCAAAGAGAAAAATGATGATGATTTGAATGAAATGGTGTATACACATGCTTCGATTTGTGAAAGCATGAGACTTTACCCACCAGTCCCCCTTGAATTGAAGCAAGTGACCGAAGACGATGTTTGGCCGGATGGAACAAAGTTGAAAAAGGGAATGAGCATTTTTCTCCATGTTCATGCAATGGGGAGATCAACAGAATTGTGGGGTTCAGATTATGAAAGTTTTCGGCCAGAGCGTTGGTTGGTGAAAAACCTCAGTACAGGAAATTGGAATTTTATCCCAAGGGATCCTTTCACATATCCGGTGTTTCAAGCAGGACCAAGGACTTGTCTTGGAAAAGAAATTGCTTTCATGCAAATAAAGCTGGTGGCAGCTACTATTTTAAAGAGGTTTCGGATCGTTCCTTTAGACGGATTTAGTCCTGTCTACAACTCGTCATTGACATCAAAGATGAAAACTGATTTTCCTGTACGAATTATACAACGTTGCTAG